From Streptomyces sp. SAI-135:
GACCACGGGCCTGACCAACCAGCCCGGCTCCACCACGCAGTTGTACCTCGTCTTCAAGGGCGGCTCCGGAGCGCTCTTCGACGTCGACGAGTTCTCCTTCACCACCTCCGGCGGCGGAGTCCGCTCGGGCGCGGTCAAGGGCGTGAACAGCAAGTGCCTGGACGTCGACAACGCCAACACCGCCGACGGCACCAAGATCCAACTGTGGACCTGCAACGGCACCAGCGCCCAGACCTGGACCATCGCCGCGGACAGCACGATTCAGGCGCTGGGCAAGTGTCTGGACGTGTCCGGCGGTGGCTCCGCTGACGGGACGAAGGTGCAGTTGTGGACGTGCAACGGCAGCGGCGCCCAGAAGTGGGCGCCGCAGACCGACGGCACCGTCCGCAACCCGCAGTCCGCCAAGTGCCTGGACGCGTCCGGCGGCACCTGGAACGACGGCACACCGGTCCACCTGTGGACCTGCCACACCGGCCCCAACCAGAAATGGACCCTTCCGTAGAAAGGAGGCGACTTCACATGCGTAAGCAACTCACAGCTGTTCTCGGCCTGTTCACCGGCCTTGCGCTCTGTCTGGCCCCGCAGGCCACCGCCCTGCCCACCCGGGCGGACCAAGCGGCCGCCCCGGCCCGGCAGGCGGCACCGGCCGCTGCCCACCCCGCGGCACAGGCGGCTGCCGATCCGGCGTACAAGATCCTCGTGTTCTCCCGGACCGCGGGATTCCGGCATTCCTCGATCGACGACGGCATCGCGGCACTGCGGGCCCTCGGCACAGAGAACAACTTCACCGTGGACGCGTCCGAGGACCCGCAGGCCTTCACCACCGGCAACCTCGGCCAGTACAAGGCGGTCGTCTTCCTCTCCACCACCGGTGACGTGCTGGGCGACGCCCAGCAGACCGCCTTCGAGCAGTACATCAAGGGCGGCGGGGGCTATGTCGGCATCCACGCGGCCGCCGACACCGAATACGACTGGCCGTTCTACGAGGGCCTGGCAGGAGCCCTGTTCCACTCCCACCCGGCGATCCAGACCGCCACCGTCAAGGTGGAGGACCGGGCCCATGACGCCACCGCCCACCTCGGCGCCACCTGGCAGCGCACCGACGAGTGGTACAACTACCGCACCAACCCCCGCCAGACGGCCCACGTGCTCGCCTCGCTGGACGAGTCCAGCTACACGGGTGGGAACATGTCCGGAGACCACCCCATCGCCTGGTGCAAGGACTACCAGGGCGGCCGGGCCTTCTACACCGGCGGCGGCCACACCGACGAGTCGTTCGGCGACGTCGCCTTCCGCCGTCACCTCCTCGGCGGCATCCGCTGGGCCGCCGGCATGACCGAGGCGGACTGCCGCGCCGAGACCGGCTACACCTCCCTGTTCGACGGCTCCTCCACATCCGGCTGGAAGCAGGCGGGCCCGGGCGGCTTCACCCTCGCCGACGGCAGCCTCACCTCCTACGGCGGACTGGGCATGCTCTGGTACTCCGCGAAGGAGTTCACCGGCGACTACTCCCTCAAGCTCGACTGGAAGATGGCCGGCGACGACAACTCCGGTGTCCTCATCGGCTTCCCAGCCTCCGACGACCCCTGGTCGG
This genomic window contains:
- a CDS encoding ThuA domain-containing protein codes for the protein MRKQLTAVLGLFTGLALCLAPQATALPTRADQAAAPARQAAPAAAHPAAQAAADPAYKILVFSRTAGFRHSSIDDGIAALRALGTENNFTVDASEDPQAFTTGNLGQYKAVVFLSTTGDVLGDAQQTAFEQYIKGGGGYVGIHAAADTEYDWPFYEGLAGALFHSHPAIQTATVKVEDRAHDATAHLGATWQRTDEWYNYRTNPRQTAHVLASLDESSYTGGNMSGDHPIAWCKDYQGGRAFYTGGGHTDESFGDVAFRRHLLGGIRWAAGMTEADCRAETGYTSLFDGSSTSGWKQAGPGGFTLADGSLTSYGGLGMLWYSAKEFTGDYSLKLDWKMAGDDNSGVLIGFPASDDPWSAVNNGYEIQIDATDAADRTTGAVYGFKSADLAARDTALNPPGEWNTYELKVTGERLEIFLNGVKINDFTNTDPVRSLQQGYIGIQNHGDGDDVAFRNIRIKPSGDTPPGPRSGEVKGVNGKCLDVDNANTADGTKVQLWTCNGTGAQKWTIAADGTVQALGKCLDVSGGASADGTKVQLWTCNGSGAQKWAPQADGTVRNPQSAKCLDASGGTWNDGTPVHLWTCHTGPNQKWTLP